A DNA window from Helianthus annuus cultivar XRQ/B chromosome 15, HanXRQr2.0-SUNRISE, whole genome shotgun sequence contains the following coding sequences:
- the LOC110913993 gene encoding L-type lectin-domain containing receptor kinase IX.1-like: MNNEFEMRAAGPRKFSYLELARSTAGFAEEGKLGQGGFGGVYKGFLEDQNTYVAVKRVSKTSRQGIKEYASEVRVISRLRHRNLVQLIGWCHEKGELLLVYEYMENGSLDFHLFKEKSLLTWSTRYKIAIGLASALFYLHEEWEQCVLHRDIKSSNVMLDSNFNVKLGDFGLAKLVDHEKGSQTTTRLAGTFGYMAPEYLLTGKASKESDVFSFGVVALEIACGRKPIVDEAQDNQIRLIDWVWDLFGSGILLEAVDSRLKLAFEEEQIKRLMIVGLWCVHPDSGLRPTMRHTIQVLKYEAPLPVLPSKMPVASYVTLPKVSNSDLSRPSTSATYLTPPSVSNADF; this comes from the coding sequence ATGAATAATGAATTTGAAATGCGAGCTGCAGGGCCTAGAAAATTCTCCTACCTTGAGTTAGCTCGTTCAACTGCCGGATTTGCGGAGGAAGGGAAGCTTGGACAAGGAGGTTTTGGAGGGGTTTACAAAGGATTTTTGGAAGATCAAAACACATATGTTGCAGTCAAAAGGGTGTCAAAGACTTCCAGACAAGGAATCAAGGAATATGCGTCGGAAGTAAGGGTCATTAGCCGATTGAGGCATAGAAATTTGGTGCAACTCATCGGATGGTGCCACGAGAAAGGAGAACTCCTGCTTGTTTATGAGTATATGGAAAATGGAAGCTTAGATTTTCATCTTTTCAAGGAAAAAAGTTTGTTGACGTGGAGCACAAGGTACAAAATTGCCATTGGTTTGGCTTCTGCTTTATTCTATCTGCATGAAGAATGGGAGCAATGTGTTTTGCATAGAGATATCAAATCCAGTAATGTGATGTTGGACTCAAACTTCAATGTGAAGCTAGGTGATTTTGGTTTAGCTAAGTTGGTTGACCATGAGAAAGGCTCTCAGACAACAACGAGATTGGCTGGAACCTTTGGTTACATGGCTCCAGAATATCTGCTCACTGGCAAGGCAAGCAAAGAATCAGATGTGTTTAGCTTTGGGGTTGTGGCATTAGAAATAGCATGTGGAAGAAAGCCTATTGTGGACGAGGCTCAAGATAATCAAATACGATTAATAGACTGGGTTTGGGATCTCTTTGGGAGTGGGATACTTTTAGAAGCAGTTGATTCGAGACTCAAGTTAGCTTTTGAGGAAGAACAAATCAAGCGCTTGATGATTGTTGGATTATGGTGTGTGCACCCAGACTCAGGACTTCGCCCAACGATGAGACACACAATTCAGGTACTGAAATATGAAGCCCCCTTGCCCGTACTCCCTTCAAAGATGCCAGTGGCGTCTTACGTGACACTTCCGAAGGTCTCTAATTCAGATTTATCAAGACCATCGACATCAGCGACTTACCTGACACCTCCGAGTGTCTCTAATGCAGATTTCTGA